A stretch of the Mesorhizobium huakuii genome encodes the following:
- a CDS encoding aldehyde dehydrogenase, with the protein MALVSFQNTVGGRLQSTADTFESHDPFTGRPWALIPRGGAAQVDAAVASAKAAFRSKEWAGITATARGKLLVRMADLIADNAERIAAIETRDNGKLLTEMTAQLRYIPEWFRYFGGLADKIEGAVLPIDKAGMFAFTRHEPLGVIAAIVPWNSPLLLLTWKLAPLLAAGNTVVIKPSEHASASTLEFVKLFAQAGFPPGVVNTVTGMPLDVGVPLVAHPDVAKIAFTGGEPGGIAVYRAAAEQLKTVTLELGGKSANIVFDDADIESAVNGAISGIFAASGQTCIAGSRLLVHRKIHDRFVEGVITLAASARLGNPALAETQVGPITTQAQREKVLSYLGIARREGALCVLGGGKPASGELGEGWFVEPTIFTGVNNSMRIAREEVFGPILSVIPFDDEDEAFAIANDSPYGLAAGIWTSDMGRALRGAAAMEAGMVWINSYRAVSYMAPFGGYKRSGIGRESGQEAINSYLQTKTVWIDTAGKTANPFVIR; encoded by the coding sequence ATGGCGCTGGTCAGTTTCCAGAACACGGTCGGCGGTCGGCTGCAATCGACAGCCGATACATTCGAGAGCCATGATCCGTTCACCGGCAGGCCCTGGGCGCTGATCCCGCGCGGGGGAGCAGCCCAGGTGGACGCCGCCGTGGCGTCCGCCAAGGCGGCATTCCGGTCGAAGGAATGGGCCGGCATCACCGCCACTGCGCGTGGCAAGCTGCTCGTGCGGATGGCCGACCTGATCGCCGACAACGCGGAGCGCATTGCCGCCATCGAGACGCGCGACAATGGCAAGCTGCTCACCGAAATGACGGCGCAGCTGCGCTATATCCCGGAATGGTTCCGCTATTTCGGCGGTCTTGCCGACAAGATCGAAGGGGCGGTGCTGCCGATCGACAAGGCTGGCATGTTCGCCTTCACCCGCCACGAGCCGCTGGGTGTCATTGCAGCCATCGTGCCCTGGAATTCGCCGCTTTTGCTTCTGACCTGGAAGCTAGCGCCGCTGCTGGCGGCCGGCAACACCGTCGTCATCAAACCGTCGGAACACGCTTCGGCCTCGACGCTGGAGTTCGTGAAACTGTTTGCGCAGGCTGGGTTCCCGCCAGGCGTGGTCAACACCGTTACCGGCATGCCGCTCGATGTCGGCGTGCCGCTCGTTGCCCACCCCGACGTCGCCAAGATAGCCTTCACCGGCGGTGAGCCCGGCGGGATCGCAGTCTATCGAGCGGCTGCCGAACAGCTCAAGACCGTCACGCTGGAGCTTGGCGGCAAATCGGCCAACATCGTCTTTGACGACGCCGATATCGAGAGCGCGGTCAACGGCGCGATCTCAGGCATTTTCGCGGCCAGCGGCCAGACCTGCATCGCCGGCTCGCGCCTGCTGGTGCATCGCAAGATCCATGACCGGTTCGTGGAGGGCGTCATAACGCTGGCGGCCAGTGCTCGATTGGGCAATCCGGCGCTGGCCGAGACGCAGGTCGGGCCGATCACCACGCAAGCCCAGCGCGAGAAGGTGCTGTCCTACCTCGGCATCGCGCGCCGCGAGGGTGCGCTTTGCGTGCTGGGCGGCGGCAAGCCAGCGTCCGGCGAACTGGGCGAGGGCTGGTTCGTCGAGCCCACCATCTTCACCGGCGTGAACAACAGCATGCGGATCGCACGTGAAGAGGTGTTCGGGCCAATCCTCTCGGTCATCCCGTTCGACGACGAGGATGAGGCTTTCGCCATTGCCAACGACAGCCCCTACGGACTGGCGGCGGGGATATGGACCAGCGACATGGGCCGGGCACTGCGCGGCGCGGCCGCAATGGAAGCGGGGATGGTCTGGATCAATTCATACCGCGCCGTCTCCTACATGGCGCCGTTCGGCGGCTACAAGAGAAGCGGTATCGGGCGTGAAAGCGGACAGGAGGCCATCAATTCCTATCTGCAAACCAAGACGGTGTGGATAGACACAGCCGGCAAGACCGCCAATCCCTTCGTTATCCGCTAG
- a CDS encoding thiamine pyrophosphate-dependent enzyme: MTLPTMDRRVAVKKLLDSRDGALVVTGLGSPSYDVHAAGDRNDNYYLWGAMGGAALIGLGLAQAQPDKRVIVITGDGEQLMAFGSLATISVARPKNLDLIVLDNQHFGETGMQSSHTGKGIGFDKVAAACGFSKTAELRSLEEVDTLCEELRRPAEGPRLFVLKITAENLPRSLPPRDAVEVKNRFRAHLGFATC; encoded by the coding sequence ATGACGTTACCGACAATGGACCGCAGAGTCGCGGTGAAGAAGCTCCTTGACTCCCGCGACGGCGCCTTGGTCGTGACCGGTCTCGGCTCGCCGAGCTACGACGTGCATGCCGCCGGTGACCGCAACGACAACTATTATCTGTGGGGCGCGATGGGTGGTGCGGCGCTGATCGGCCTCGGGCTTGCCCAGGCCCAGCCCGACAAGCGGGTCATTGTGATTACCGGAGACGGCGAACAACTGATGGCGTTCGGTTCGCTGGCGACGATCTCGGTGGCGCGGCCGAAAAATCTCGACTTGATCGTGCTCGACAATCAGCACTTCGGCGAGACCGGCATGCAGTCCAGCCATACGGGCAAAGGCATCGGTTTCGACAAAGTCGCGGCCGCTTGCGGGTTTTCGAAAACCGCCGAGTTGCGCTCGCTGGAGGAGGTCGACACGCTGTGTGAAGAGCTGCGTCGCCCGGCCGAAGGTCCACGCCTTTTCGTGCTGAAAATCACCGCCGAGAACCTGCCGCGCTCGCTGCCACCGCGCGACGCGGTCGAGGTCAAGAACCGCTTTCGCGCCCATCTGGGCTTTGCCACTTGTTGA
- a CDS encoding thiamine pyrophosphate-binding protein — protein sequence MTASVQAKHPETAAVASAPAASERHWPDHVYDVLKAAGISHMSYVPDAGHTTLIRLFGADPEVVTNVLTTEEEGIAIAAGAWLGGKRSVVLMQSSGVGNCINMLSLPVHARFPLLVLVTMRGEWAEFNPWQVPMGQATEASLKAIGLRVLRAETGDDLVETVAQAAAMAFDADQQIAVLIGQRLLGKKKW from the coding sequence GTGACGGCGAGCGTACAAGCGAAACACCCGGAAACAGCTGCGGTTGCATCTGCCCCGGCGGCATCAGAAAGGCATTGGCCAGACCACGTCTATGATGTGCTCAAGGCTGCCGGCATCAGCCATATGTCCTATGTGCCCGATGCTGGCCATACCACATTGATCCGCCTCTTCGGTGCGGATCCTGAGGTCGTCACCAATGTCTTGACGACCGAAGAGGAGGGCATCGCCATTGCTGCAGGCGCTTGGCTCGGTGGCAAGCGGAGCGTCGTGCTCATGCAATCTTCCGGCGTTGGCAACTGTATCAATATGCTTTCGCTTCCCGTGCATGCGCGCTTTCCCTTGCTCGTTCTGGTGACGATGCGAGGCGAGTGGGCAGAGTTCAACCCGTGGCAGGTGCCGATGGGGCAGGCGACGGAGGCCTCGCTGAAGGCAATCGGCCTCAGGGTGCTGCGCGCCGAGACTGGTGACGACCTGGTGGAAACGGTCGCGCAAGCGGCTGCTATGGCTTTCGACGCCGACCAGCAGATCGCAGTGCTGATCGGGCAACGGCTGCTCGGCAAGAAGAAGTGGTGA
- a CDS encoding LysR family transcriptional regulator has protein sequence MELSQLRTLIHVAELGSLSKAADRLHIAQPALSRQVRMLEEELGFALFLRHGRGMVLSEQGKEVLTHAMRVMAEIDEIRATATPADAPLTGEVAIGLPPTVADIISLPLAAAFGKAHPKAKLRLVSAYTGYLLDWMHRGEVDVAVLYDPRMARSLRSHPLLLENLFLIGPPDAGFSTVRAVSFTSLAGKRLLLPSIKHGLRIIVERCATDAGITLDVGIEADSYSALKDLVRNGHGWTILPLAPIHADVVAGQLTAAPLIDPVPVRRLILAYPADRPASRLARFAGQAIEDIAKDLVGRAVWVGQLLGPSS, from the coding sequence ATGGAATTATCGCAGCTACGGACTCTGATCCACGTCGCCGAACTCGGTAGCCTCAGCAAGGCTGCCGACCGGCTACACATTGCGCAGCCAGCGCTCAGCCGGCAGGTGCGCATGCTGGAGGAGGAATTGGGCTTTGCCCTTTTTCTGCGCCACGGACGCGGCATGGTGCTGTCCGAGCAGGGCAAGGAGGTTCTGACACACGCCATGCGGGTGATGGCCGAGATTGACGAGATCCGAGCCACAGCCACGCCCGCCGACGCGCCGCTGACCGGCGAAGTGGCCATCGGCCTGCCACCCACCGTTGCGGACATTATTTCGCTGCCGTTGGCTGCCGCATTCGGCAAAGCCCACCCCAAGGCGAAACTCAGACTTGTGAGCGCCTACACCGGCTATTTGCTGGACTGGATGCACCGTGGCGAGGTGGACGTCGCGGTGCTCTACGACCCGCGCATGGCGCGTTCGTTGCGCTCGCACCCGCTGCTTCTGGAGAACCTCTTCTTGATTGGACCGCCAGACGCGGGATTTTCAACCGTGCGCGCCGTGTCGTTCACCTCGCTCGCCGGCAAGCGCCTGCTGCTGCCCAGCATCAAGCATGGGCTGCGCATCATCGTCGAACGCTGCGCCACTGATGCCGGCATCACGCTGGACGTCGGCATCGAAGCGGATTCGTACTCGGCGCTGAAGGACCTGGTGCGCAACGGCCATGGCTGGACGATCCTGCCGCTCGCCCCTATCCATGCCGACGTGGTTGCGGGGCAGCTCACGGCTGCGCCGCTTATCGATCCCGTGCCCGTGCGTCGCCTCATCCTTGCCTACCCGGCAGACCGGCCTGCCTCGCGGCTGGCGCGGTTTGCCGGACAAGCGATAGAGGACATCGCCAAGGACCTTGTCGGGCGCGCCGTCTGGGTTGGCCAGCTTCTTGGCCCTTCATCGTAA
- a CDS encoding acyl-CoA dehydrogenase family protein: MEHYQDIRDAVARLCARFPGEYWRALDRDMAYPREFVEALTEAGWLSILIPEAYGGSGLPLSAAASVLEEIQRAGCNGGACHAQMYTMGTLIRHGSEAQKQRYLPKVAAGELRLQAFGVTEPTSGTDTGALKTTARLDGDHFVVKGQKIWTSRAEHSDLMLLLARTTPLKDGMKKTDGLSVLIVDMREAVGNGLTIRPIRTMMNHATTEVFFDDLRVPVENLIGEEGKGFRYILSGMNAERILIAAECVGDAKWFIEKSSVYAKERHVFGRAIGQNQGIQFPIARAYANMRAAELMVREALNLYEAGKNPGAEANMAKMLAADASNEAANVCIQTHGGFGFAEEYDVERKFRETRLYQVAPISTNLILSYLSEHVLGLPRSY, from the coding sequence ATGGAACACTATCAGGACATTCGCGATGCCGTCGCCAGGTTGTGCGCGCGCTTCCCCGGAGAATACTGGCGCGCACTCGACAGGGACATGGCCTATCCCCGCGAATTCGTCGAAGCATTGACGGAGGCTGGTTGGCTCTCGATTCTGATCCCGGAGGCGTATGGCGGCTCGGGCCTGCCGCTTTCGGCCGCCGCCTCCGTGCTGGAGGAAATCCAGCGCGCCGGCTGCAATGGCGGTGCCTGCCATGCCCAGATGTACACGATGGGCACGCTTATTCGCCACGGCTCGGAAGCCCAGAAGCAACGATACCTGCCGAAGGTCGCCGCGGGAGAATTGCGTCTGCAGGCCTTCGGCGTCACCGAACCGACCAGCGGCACCGACACCGGCGCTCTCAAGACCACTGCTCGCCTCGACGGCGATCATTTCGTGGTCAAGGGCCAGAAGATCTGGACCAGCCGCGCCGAGCATTCGGATTTGATGCTGCTTCTGGCGCGGACCACACCGCTCAAGGATGGCATGAAGAAGACCGACGGGCTCTCCGTCCTCATCGTCGATATGCGCGAAGCCGTTGGCAACGGCCTCACCATCCGGCCGATCCGCACCATGATGAACCATGCCACCACCGAAGTCTTCTTCGACGATCTACGCGTGCCGGTCGAAAACCTGATCGGCGAAGAGGGAAAGGGATTCCGCTACATCCTCTCGGGCATGAACGCCGAGCGCATCCTGATTGCAGCCGAATGCGTCGGCGATGCGAAATGGTTCATCGAAAAGTCGAGCGTCTACGCGAAGGAAAGGCATGTGTTTGGCCGAGCGATCGGCCAAAACCAGGGCATCCAGTTTCCAATCGCAAGGGCCTACGCCAACATGCGCGCGGCCGAATTGATGGTGCGCGAGGCGCTGAACCTCTACGAGGCCGGCAAGAACCCCGGTGCCGAAGCGAACATGGCCAAGATGCTGGCGGCCGACGCCTCTAACGAAGCCGCCAATGTCTGCATCCAGACGCATGGCGGGTTCGGTTTCGCGGAAGAGTACGATGTGGAGCGCAAATTCCGCGAGACGCGTCTCTATCAGGTCGCGCCGATCTCGACCAACCTCATCCTGTCATACCTTTCCGAGCACGTGCTTGGACTGCCGCGTTCCTACTAG
- a CDS encoding NAD(P)H-dependent oxidoreductase has product MNVLIVYAHPEAKSFNGAMKDMAVEILTRAGHDVVVSDLYAMGFNPVAGPGDISGERNDPDFFSLPREQTAAYEANALSADIMAEIEKLKQADFVLFQFPVWWFGMPAMLKGWADRVFARGFAYLPGRKYDTGMFKGKLAMVAATTGTSADTYAPDGIDGDILTVLWPIHNGLLRYSGFDVLPPFVAYMPGRVGDDGRKAYLEAYSKRLEDIDGTPRLFFHAAEDYGKDERLKPGVLARSGVQRNV; this is encoded by the coding sequence GTGAACGTCCTCATCGTCTACGCCCACCCGGAAGCAAAATCCTTCAACGGCGCCATGAAGGATATGGCCGTGGAAATATTGACCCGCGCAGGCCACGATGTGGTCGTCAGCGACCTCTATGCGATGGGCTTCAATCCTGTCGCAGGGCCGGGCGACATATCAGGCGAGCGGAACGATCCGGACTTTTTCAGCCTGCCGCGCGAGCAGACCGCGGCGTACGAGGCCAACGCGCTCTCGGCCGACATCATGGCCGAGATCGAAAAGCTGAAACAGGCGGACTTCGTGCTGTTCCAGTTCCCGGTTTGGTGGTTCGGAATGCCCGCGATGCTCAAGGGCTGGGCCGACCGTGTGTTCGCGCGTGGTTTTGCGTATCTGCCGGGGCGCAAATACGACACCGGCATGTTCAAGGGAAAGCTCGCCATGGTGGCCGCCACCACGGGCACTTCGGCCGACACCTATGCGCCCGATGGCATCGATGGCGACATCCTCACGGTGCTGTGGCCGATCCACAATGGCCTGCTACGCTACTCCGGCTTCGACGTGTTGCCGCCCTTCGTCGCGTATATGCCGGGCCGTGTCGGCGACGATGGCCGCAAGGCCTATCTGGAAGCCTATAGCAAGCGGCTCGAGGACATCGACGGCACGCCGCGGCTTTTCTTCCATGCCGCCGAGGACTACGGCAAGGACGAGCGGCTAAAGCCAGGCGTGCTGGCGCGCTCGGGGGTACAGCGCAATGTCTGA
- a CDS encoding CaiB/BaiF CoA transferase family protein → MSDGARPLEGLFVVSIEQAVAAPLCTVRLADAGARVVKIERPEGETARHYDSTVEGMSAYFVWLNRGKESAVLDLKAEHDLALLHRMVARADILVQNLAPGAIDRLGLSADAIAEKFPRLIAINIVGYGQDTPYAAMRAYDMLVQAESGICAVTGTPDTPSKIGVSAADIATGMNAHAAVLEALLAREKTGRGRIVEIAMFDAMADWMTVPLLHYEYAGRETQRYGLAHASIYPYRPYACRDGSVVVSIQQNNEWKRFCTIVLQRQDLFADERFATNAWRVANRTALDAEIEPIFAAIDCEEAIDRLNGAQIAWGRVSAMHDLPRHKALRRTEVALPDGRRISVPMPAGRSEGFASVPSVPALGADTDRIRSEFAA, encoded by the coding sequence ATGTCTGACGGCGCCCGCCCGCTGGAGGGTCTGTTCGTCGTTTCGATCGAGCAGGCGGTCGCCGCTCCGCTCTGCACGGTCCGCCTCGCCGATGCCGGGGCGCGCGTCGTGAAGATCGAGCGCCCGGAAGGCGAAACCGCGCGTCATTACGATTCCACCGTTGAAGGCATGTCGGCTTACTTCGTCTGGCTCAACCGCGGCAAGGAAAGCGCGGTTCTCGACCTGAAAGCCGAGCACGACCTCGCTCTCCTGCACCGGATGGTGGCGCGCGCGGATATTCTCGTGCAGAATCTCGCGCCGGGCGCCATCGACAGGCTCGGCCTCTCCGCCGATGCAATCGCGGAAAAATTTCCTCGGCTGATTGCCATCAACATCGTCGGCTACGGACAGGACACGCCTTACGCAGCTATGCGCGCCTACGACATGCTGGTGCAGGCGGAAAGCGGCATCTGCGCCGTCACTGGCACGCCGGACACGCCGAGCAAAATCGGGGTTTCCGCCGCCGACATCGCCACCGGAATGAATGCCCATGCAGCGGTCCTTGAAGCCTTGTTGGCGCGCGAGAAGACCGGACGCGGTCGCATTGTCGAAATTGCCATGTTCGACGCCATGGCCGACTGGATGACCGTGCCGCTACTGCACTACGAATATGCGGGCCGCGAGACGCAGAGATATGGCCTGGCACACGCTTCGATCTACCCATATCGACCTTATGCCTGTCGGGATGGCAGCGTGGTCGTGTCCATTCAGCAGAACAATGAATGGAAGCGCTTCTGCACCATCGTGCTGCAAAGGCAGGATTTGTTCGCCGACGAACGCTTCGCCACCAATGCCTGGCGGGTGGCCAACCGCACGGCGCTCGACGCCGAGATCGAACCGATCTTTGCGGCAATCGACTGCGAAGAGGCTATCGACCGTCTCAATGGTGCGCAGATCGCCTGGGGCCGGGTGAGCGCAATGCACGACCTGCCGCGCCACAAGGCATTGCGCCGGACAGAGGTGGCGCTGCCGGACGGCAGGCGCATCTCCGTGCCGATGCCGGCAGGGCGGTCGGAGGGATTCGCATCCGTCCCCAGCGTTCCCGCCCTTGGCGCCGATACGGACCGGATCCGTTCCGAATTCGCCGCCTGA
- a CDS encoding FAS1-like dehydratase domain-containing protein translates to MSPDTSTLQEWVGRTHEVEDVVTSRLLASFGATLGDYAAQTAEGAAAPGLHWCLTPDIADRRELGPDGHPAKGHFLPPVPLPRRMWAASDVRFMAPIRSGDRIRRCSTLTAIEEKQGRTGPLTFVTVRHDIANDAGPVIEENQTIVYRAAGATAATPAPPGTPPPAASHERWVDVDPVLLFRYSALTFNGHRIHYDAPYATTVEGYPGLVIHGPLQATLLLNFATAICGSSPRRFSFRGVHPATRPQRLLLSATSPGNDGMALEVRSADGHVTVKATAQW, encoded by the coding sequence ATGAGCCCGGACACGAGCACGCTGCAGGAATGGGTTGGACGCACACACGAGGTCGAGGACGTTGTGACCTCGCGCCTGCTGGCCAGCTTTGGCGCCACGCTTGGGGACTACGCAGCGCAAACTGCCGAGGGTGCGGCAGCGCCCGGCCTGCACTGGTGCCTGACGCCCGATATTGCCGATCGGCGCGAACTCGGACCTGACGGGCACCCGGCCAAAGGCCACTTCTTGCCTCCGGTGCCACTTCCGCGCCGCATGTGGGCCGCCAGCGATGTGCGTTTCATGGCGCCGATCCGCTCCGGCGACCGCATCCGCCGCTGCTCGACATTGACCGCCATCGAGGAGAAACAGGGCCGCACCGGCCCGCTCACCTTCGTCACGGTCCGGCACGACATCGCCAACGACGCCGGCCCGGTGATCGAGGAGAACCAGACCATTGTCTATCGCGCCGCCGGCGCTACTGCGGCGACCCCTGCCCCGCCGGGAACTCCACCCCCGGCCGCATCGCACGAGCGCTGGGTTGACGTGGATCCGGTGCTACTCTTTCGTTACTCCGCACTGACGTTCAATGGGCATCGTATCCACTACGACGCGCCTTACGCCACAACGGTCGAGGGTTATCCCGGGCTCGTCATCCATGGCCCGCTGCAGGCGACGCTGCTCCTGAACTTCGCCACAGCCATTTGCGGCTCCTCGCCGCGCCGTTTCTCGTTCCGGGGCGTGCATCCGGCGACCAGACCGCAACGCCTGCTTCTGAGCGCAACGTCTCCGGGCAATGACGGCATGGCTCTCGAGGTACGGTCGGCCGACGGCCATGTGACGGTGAAGGCCACGGCGCAATGGTAG
- a CDS encoding HpcH/HpaI aldolase/citrate lyase family protein, protein MVGFVTPVVPLFVPGSRPERFAKADNSGADAVILDLEDAVAPGDKDRAREVVVAQAAMLKSAIVVRINAAGTPWHEADIDAVRRLDGVSVMLPKAERPEDIADMARHMARSVSVIALVESAVGLANLPAILATSGVVAVAFGSVDFSLDLGCAHDRLTLLAARNEIVWRSRAAGRAAPIDGVTTDLSSPEITEDDARHAMKMGFGGKMAIHPRQIEPIRVAFRPSDNEITWARDIVGAASSGEAVQVNGEMVDRPVIERARRILRRGRLGLEGAEKER, encoded by the coding sequence ATGGTAGGCTTCGTCACGCCTGTCGTGCCGCTTTTCGTGCCGGGCTCGCGGCCGGAGCGGTTTGCCAAGGCCGACAACAGTGGCGCGGATGCGGTCATTCTCGACCTCGAGGATGCCGTCGCCCCTGGCGACAAGGACCGCGCTCGCGAAGTGGTCGTTGCTCAGGCGGCCATGCTGAAATCAGCGATCGTGGTCCGCATCAACGCCGCCGGCACACCCTGGCACGAAGCGGATATCGATGCCGTACGGCGCCTCGACGGCGTCTCCGTCATGCTGCCCAAGGCCGAACGTCCAGAAGACATTGCTGATATGGCCAGGCACATGGCACGCAGCGTTTCCGTCATCGCGCTGGTCGAAAGCGCTGTCGGCCTTGCCAACCTGCCGGCCATACTGGCCACGTCCGGCGTCGTTGCCGTCGCCTTCGGCTCGGTCGACTTCTCGCTCGATCTCGGTTGCGCGCATGATCGGCTGACTCTGCTTGCGGCCCGCAACGAAATCGTCTGGCGCTCGCGCGCGGCTGGCCGTGCCGCGCCGATCGACGGGGTAACGACCGACCTGAGCAGTCCTGAAATCACCGAGGATGACGCCCGCCACGCCATGAAGATGGGCTTCGGCGGCAAGATGGCGATCCATCCGAGGCAGATCGAGCCGATTCGCGTTGCTTTTCGCCCAAGCGACAATGAAATCACTTGGGCACGGGACATCGTCGGCGCAGCTTCGTCCGGCGAAGCTGTCCAGGTGAACGGCGAAATGGTGGACCGGCCAGTCATCGAGCGAGCAAGGCGGATCCTTCGCCGGGGCCGCCTTGGTCTAGAGGGCGCAGAGAAGGAGCGATAG
- a CDS encoding MmgE/PrpD family protein, whose protein sequence is MSLDTADWPTARLCAFIAELDFEQIPPRVVHFAKGLMIDWLGSTLAGKGARQVEIIDGFARAMGPADGPSIVIPTRRRTSPYFAAMVNAAASHVVEQDDVHNGSVFHPAAVIFPAVLAVAEAEGKTGREILTACIAGYEVGIRVGEFLGRSHYQIFHTTGTAGTVAAAAAVGKLIGQDAAGINHALGSAGTQAAGLWEFLRDAADSKQLHTARAAANGVFSAYLARDGFKGAARILEGKKGMAAGMSSDADPARLTDGLGNRWATEETSFKWHAACRHTHPAADALQSLMRREGLGPDDIADVVTHVHQGAIDVLGAVVIPQTVHQAKFSMGTVLGLIAVHGVADLDAFERHALTDARVARFRSKVRMELDAEVDTLYPRQWVGKVSVATVDGRKLNARVDEPKGDPGNTLAKQELEAKAIRLAEFRGGATADEMRRCIARVWKLDQPGSTSDVVKF, encoded by the coding sequence GTGAGCCTGGACACCGCCGATTGGCCGACAGCCAGGCTTTGCGCCTTCATCGCCGAGCTCGACTTCGAGCAAATTCCGCCGCGCGTCGTACATTTCGCGAAAGGACTGATGATCGACTGGCTCGGCTCAACCCTCGCCGGCAAGGGCGCGCGCCAGGTCGAGATCATCGACGGCTTTGCTCGTGCAATGGGGCCGGCGGACGGTCCAAGCATCGTCATCCCGACTAGACGACGCACGAGCCCCTACTTCGCGGCGATGGTCAATGCCGCGGCCTCCCATGTGGTGGAACAGGACGACGTTCACAACGGCTCGGTCTTTCACCCAGCTGCGGTGATCTTTCCAGCCGTTTTGGCGGTTGCGGAAGCAGAGGGGAAGACCGGGCGTGAAATCCTGACTGCTTGCATCGCCGGCTACGAGGTTGGCATCCGGGTCGGAGAGTTCCTGGGGCGGTCACATTACCAGATCTTCCACACAACGGGTACGGCCGGCACTGTCGCCGCGGCCGCCGCTGTCGGGAAGTTGATCGGGCAGGACGCGGCCGGCATCAACCATGCACTCGGCTCCGCCGGCACCCAAGCAGCGGGGCTCTGGGAATTCCTGCGTGATGCCGCCGATTCCAAGCAGCTTCATACGGCGCGAGCCGCCGCCAACGGCGTGTTTTCTGCCTATTTGGCGCGCGATGGCTTCAAAGGCGCTGCCCGCATCCTCGAAGGAAAAAAGGGCATGGCCGCGGGCATGTCCAGCGACGCCGATCCGGCCCGCCTGACGGACGGGCTCGGCAATCGTTGGGCAACGGAGGAGACGTCCTTCAAATGGCACGCCGCCTGCCGACACACTCATCCCGCCGCTGACGCGCTGCAGTCTCTCATGCGTCGCGAAGGGCTCGGTCCGGACGACATCGCCGATGTGGTGACCCATGTCCACCAGGGAGCCATCGACGTCCTGGGCGCGGTGGTCATTCCGCAAACCGTGCACCAGGCGAAGTTCTCCATGGGTACGGTGTTGGGGCTGATCGCCGTCCATGGTGTCGCCGACCTTGATGCGTTCGAACGCCACGCCCTTACCGATGCCCGCGTTGCGCGCTTCCGCTCCAAGGTGCGCATGGAACTTGATGCCGAAGTCGACACGCTTTACCCCCGGCAATGGGTTGGCAAGGTGAGTGTCGCGACCGTTGACGGCCGCAAACTCAATGCCCGCGTAGACGAGCCCAAGGGCGACCCCGGCAACACGCTTGCGAAGCAAGAATTGGAAGCCAAGGCCATACGCCTTGCCGAATTTCGTGGCGGGGCCACCGCTGATGAGATGCGCCGCTGCATAGCCCGTGTCTGGAAGCTCGATCAGCCCGGAAGCACATCGGACGTCGTGAAATTCTAG
- a CDS encoding electron transfer flavoprotein subunit beta/FixA family protein, producing the protein MKILVPVKRVVDANVKVRVKADGSAVELANVKMAMNPFDEIAVEEAIRLKEAGKAEEIIVVSIGPQQAQETLRTALAMGADRAILVKTDEQTEPLGVAKVLKGVVDAEQPGLVILGKQAIDDDSNQTGQMLAALLGWAQGTFASKVVLDGDKAKVTREVDGGLQTVELKMPAIITADLRLNQPRYASLPNIMKAKKKQLDEKTPADYGADVKPRLKVIKTEEPSGRKAGVKVKSVAELVDKLKNEAGVL; encoded by the coding sequence ATGAAGATCCTTGTGCCCGTGAAGCGGGTTGTGGATGCGAACGTCAAGGTTCGCGTGAAGGCTGATGGTTCGGCGGTGGAACTCGCCAACGTCAAGATGGCGATGAACCCGTTCGACGAGATCGCGGTGGAAGAGGCGATCCGGCTGAAGGAAGCCGGCAAGGCCGAGGAAATCATCGTCGTCTCGATCGGCCCGCAGCAGGCGCAGGAAACCTTGCGCACCGCGCTCGCCATGGGCGCCGACCGCGCCATCCTGGTCAAGACCGACGAGCAGACCGAGCCGCTCGGTGTTGCCAAGGTACTGAAGGGTGTCGTCGATGCCGAACAGCCCGGCCTCGTCATCCTCGGCAAGCAGGCGATCGATGACGACTCGAACCAAACCGGCCAGATGCTGGCGGCCCTGCTCGGCTGGGCGCAAGGCACGTTTGCCTCCAAGGTGGTGCTCGACGGCGACAAGGCCAAGGTAACCCGCGAAGTCGACGGCGGCCTGCAGACGGTTGAGCTGAAGATGCCGGCGATCATCACCGCCGATCTTCGCCTCAACCAGCCGCGCTATGCCTCCCTGCCCAACATCATGAAGGCCAAGAAGAAGCAGCTCGACGAAAAGACCCCGGCGGACTACGGCGCCGACGTCAAGCCGCGCCTCAAGGTCATCAAGACCGAAGAGCCAAGCGGCCGCAAGGCAGGCGTCAAGGTCAAGAGCGTCGCCGAACTGGTCGACAAGCTCAAGAACGAAGCCGGCGTGCTCTGA